In candidate division KSB1 bacterium, the genomic stretch TTGTGGTAACCTGCCAGGACGAGAAGAGCCAGCATAAGAACAAGGCGAAGGCCCTGCGGGTCTTGCGGGCCCGGCTCTACGAGCGGGTCCTGGCGGAGCAAAGGGCCAAAGAAGCCGAAACGCGGCGTTCAATGATCCGCACGGGGGACCGAAGCGCCAAGATCCGCACCTTCAATTTCCCCCAGAACCGGGTCACCGACCATCGAATCGGCCTCACCCTGTACCGTCTGGAAGAGATTCTGGACGGAGACCTGGACGAGCTCATTGAGCAGCTCCAGCTGGCAGACCAAGCCGAGAAGTTGAAGCAGTTGTGAGCACCTCGAGGACCACGCAAGAACAGAAGTGGACCGTTCTTAGCCTCGTGCGCTGGGCGACAAGCTTCCTCGCCGAGCGGGAAATCGAAAATGCTCGGCTGGAAGTGGAGCGAATGCTCGCTCACGTCCTGGGGGTCGATCGGGTAGGCTTGTACCTTCAATTCGACCGCCCTCTGAACGAGAGGGAACTCCGCGCGTTCCGGGAGCTCCTTCGGCGCAGAGCCCGTCGCGAACCCCTCGCGTACGTGCTCGGTGAGTGGGAGTTCTTTGGCTTGAGGCTGAAGGTGGATCGGCGTGTGCTCGTACCGAGGCCCGAGACGGAGCGCGTCGCGGAAGTCTGTCTGGACATTCTCGAGACCGAGCGCGAAGTTCGGTTTCTGGATCTCGGGACCGGATCCGGCAACCTGGCCGCCGCTATTGCTGTCCATCGCCCCTTGGCACGCGGCTGGGCTATCGACGTGTCCAAAGAGGCAGCCGAGCTTGCGCGCGAAAACCTCCGCGCCCTCGGCGTGGCTGATCGCGTCCACGTAGCCGTGGCCGACATGCGCAGAGCCCCATTTCCCATTGCGAAGGGGGACCGCGGGTACGACCTTGTCGTTTCCAATCCTCCGTACGTACGACCGGAGGAATGGCCAACTCTCCAGAAGGAAATCACCAACTACGAACCGCGACAGGCACTCGTGGCCGAGCCCGATGGCCTAAGCTATCACCGGGCGGTGGCCCGCGTTGCGTCCCACGTGCTGAAGCCGGGGGGCGCCGTAGTGGTAGAGATCGGGGCAGACCAAGCCGGGGAGGTCTGCGCGATCCTTCGTTCGCAAGGTTTGGAGCAGATCCAGGTCGTTCGCGACCTCGGGGGCAGGGATCGAGTGGTGAGCGCGCGAAAAGCGCTCCCATAAGAGAGGCGCACAGGAGGGACCCGTGTTCGTGAACCCCAATATCTTCCGCCAGTACGATGTCCGAGGCGTGGCTGAGCGCGATCTGACGGACGAGGTCGTGGAGCAGCTCGGGCGGGCGTTCGGTACGTTCATGCGGCGCAAAGGCTATCGGACACTTACGGTGGGCCGCGACGTCCGCCTGTCCAGCCCGAGACTGCGGGATGCGCTCGTACAGGGACTCGCCGCCACCGGCGTCGAGGTGATCGATGTCGGGGTAGTGCCGACGCCTGTGCTCTATTTCTCCATCGTCCACTTCCGTGTGGATGGCGGGGTAATGATTACCGGCAGCCACAATCCCATCGAGTACAACGGGTTCAAGCTGTGCGAGGGGGTGGCTTCCATCTATGGAGACGATATCCAAGAGCTGCGCCGACTCATCGAGAAAGGGGATTTCGAGTCCGGCCGCGGCGAGGTCCGTCAGGACGATGCTCTGACGCCCTACCTCAGGCTCCTCGGCGAGAAATTCCACTTTCCGCGGCGTCTGAAACTGGTGATCGACGCCGGCAATGGCACGGCGGGCGAGATCGCCTCTCAGCTCTTTCGAGGCTATGGACACGACGTCGTGTGCCTGTATTGCGAACCGGACGGACGGTTCCCCAACCACCTCCCGGACCCCACCATTCCGGAGTACGTGGCCGAGCTGCGGAGGAAAGTGGTGGAGCTCGGGGCGGACCTGGGCATCGGATATGACGGCGATGCAGACCGGATCGGCGCTATTGACGAAAAGGGCGCGATAATCTTCGCCGACCGCCTCCTTGCGCTGTTCAGCAAGGGTGTGCTCGCGCGTTGTCCGGGGGCGCCGATTGTGTTTGACGTCAAGTGTAGCCAGGCGCTGCCGGATTTCATTGCCCAGCACGGGGGCAAGCCAGTGATGTGGAAAACAGGCCATTCCCTCCTGAAGGCCAAGATGAAGGAACTGGGGGCGCCCTTCGCGGGCGAGATGTCCGGCCACATGTTTTTCGCCGACGACTACTTCGGCTTCGACGACGCCCTTTACGCGTCGCTACGCCTGGTGGAGATGGTGGCCGGCTCCGGGAAAAAGCTCTCGGAGCTGGTGGCCGAGATCCCGGCCTTCGTTTCGACACCCGAGATCCGTGTCGATTGCCCCGATGAGGACAAGTTCGCGGTGGTGGACGAGCTGATCAAGCACTTCCGGCGCGAGTACGAGGTCGTGGACGTCGATGGCGCCCGCGTCCTATTCGGAGACGGCTGGGGTCTTGTACGCGCGTCTAATACCCAGCCCGTCCTGGTCCTTCGTTTTGAGGCCAAAACGCCCGAGCGCTTGCGGGAGATCGGCCAGGCCTTCCTAACCGTGCTTTCTCGATTCCCGAACGTAGACACGGAACCGTTGAAAAAGGCCCTGGAGGCTGT encodes the following:
- the prmC gene encoding peptide chain release factor N(5)-glutamine methyltransferase, with translation MSTSRTTQEQKWTVLSLVRWATSFLAEREIENARLEVERMLAHVLGVDRVGLYLQFDRPLNERELRAFRELLRRRARREPLAYVLGEWEFFGLRLKVDRRVLVPRPETERVAEVCLDILETEREVRFLDLGTGSGNLAAAIAVHRPLARGWAIDVSKEAAELARENLRALGVADRVHVAVADMRRAPFPIAKGDRGYDLVVSNPPYVRPEEWPTLQKEITNYEPRQALVAEPDGLSYHRAVARVASHVLKPGGAVVVEIGADQAGEVCAILRSQGLEQIQVVRDLGGRDRVVSARKALP
- a CDS encoding phosphomannomutase/phosphoglucomutase, whose protein sequence is MFVNPNIFRQYDVRGVAERDLTDEVVEQLGRAFGTFMRRKGYRTLTVGRDVRLSSPRLRDALVQGLAATGVEVIDVGVVPTPVLYFSIVHFRVDGGVMITGSHNPIEYNGFKLCEGVASIYGDDIQELRRLIEKGDFESGRGEVRQDDALTPYLRLLGEKFHFPRRLKLVIDAGNGTAGEIASQLFRGYGHDVVCLYCEPDGRFPNHLPDPTIPEYVAELRRKVVELGADLGIGYDGDADRIGAIDEKGAIIFADRLLALFSKGVLARCPGAPIVFDVKCSQALPDFIAQHGGKPVMWKTGHSLLKAKMKELGAPFAGEMSGHMFFADDYFGFDDALYASLRLVEMVAGSGKKLSELVAEIPAFVSTPEIRVDCPDEDKFAVVDELIKHFRREYEVVDVDGARVLFGDGWGLVRASNTQPVLVLRFEAKTPERLREIGQAFLTVLSRFPNVDTEPLKKALEAVEGQTQ